Proteins encoded within one genomic window of Micromonospora halotolerans:
- the mdlC gene encoding benzoylformate decarboxylase: MATVRDTTYDLLRALGLTTVFGNPGSTEEPFLKDFPADFRYVHALQEASAMAMADGYAQATGRPAHVNLHTAPGFGNGMGNLVTAWHNRTPLIVTAGQQTREMLLIEPRLANPRAVELAHPYVKWAHEPARAQDIPAAFMRAYASAVQPPTGPVFLSLPMDDWDRPADPPPQVRTVATRIAPDPDRLRGFAATLAASRAPALVLGAAVDRADAWPVAVALAERLAAPVWAAPAPERAVFPEDHPHFRGVLPYAIGPLAEALRGHDTVLVVGAPVFRYYPHVPGDYLPDDARLLHVTDDPDEAARAPVGESLLGDAGLTMAGLVELLPPTDRSPPPAREAPAPAGSADPPSADALFTALAGQWPADGVLVQESPSNLAALRRRLRIGRPRSYFTMASGGLGFGLPAAVGIALAERDSGRGRPVVTVIGDGSFHYSVQALWTAAQLGLPLAVVVPVNRQYAILKAFAELKHTPGVPALDLPGLDVTAVARGYGCAAEVVESLDGLGPALATALAADRPTVLPVPISTDVPRIL; encoded by the coding sequence CTGGGCCTGACGACCGTCTTCGGCAACCCCGGCTCCACCGAGGAACCCTTCCTGAAGGACTTCCCGGCCGACTTCCGCTACGTGCACGCGCTGCAGGAGGCGTCGGCCATGGCCATGGCCGACGGCTACGCCCAGGCCACCGGCCGGCCCGCGCACGTCAACCTGCACACCGCCCCGGGCTTCGGCAACGGCATGGGCAACCTGGTCACCGCCTGGCACAACCGGACGCCGCTGATCGTCACCGCCGGCCAGCAGACCCGGGAGATGCTGCTCATCGAACCCCGCCTGGCCAACCCCCGGGCGGTCGAGCTGGCCCACCCGTACGTCAAGTGGGCCCACGAGCCGGCGCGCGCGCAGGACATCCCGGCGGCCTTCATGCGGGCGTACGCCTCGGCGGTGCAGCCACCGACCGGTCCGGTCTTCCTCTCCCTGCCGATGGACGACTGGGACCGGCCGGCCGACCCGCCGCCGCAGGTGCGGACGGTGGCGACCCGGATCGCCCCGGACCCGGACCGGCTGCGCGGCTTCGCCGCCACGCTGGCCGCCTCCCGCGCTCCGGCGCTGGTGCTCGGCGCGGCGGTCGACCGGGCCGACGCCTGGCCGGTCGCCGTGGCGCTGGCCGAGCGGCTGGCCGCGCCGGTCTGGGCCGCCCCGGCGCCGGAGCGGGCCGTCTTCCCCGAGGACCATCCGCACTTCCGGGGCGTCCTGCCGTACGCCATCGGCCCGCTGGCCGAGGCGTTGCGCGGCCACGACACGGTGCTGGTGGTCGGCGCTCCGGTTTTCCGCTACTACCCGCACGTGCCGGGCGACTACCTGCCCGACGACGCCCGGCTGCTGCACGTCACCGACGACCCGGACGAGGCGGCCCGGGCCCCGGTCGGGGAGAGCCTGCTCGGCGACGCCGGGCTGACCATGGCCGGGCTGGTGGAGCTGCTGCCGCCGACGGACCGGTCCCCGCCGCCGGCCCGGGAGGCCCCGGCGCCGGCCGGGTCGGCCGACCCGCCGAGCGCCGACGCCCTCTTCACCGCGCTGGCCGGGCAGTGGCCGGCCGACGGGGTGCTCGTGCAGGAGTCGCCGTCCAACCTGGCGGCGCTGCGCCGCCGGCTGCGGATCGGCCGGCCCCGGTCGTATTTCACCATGGCCAGCGGCGGCCTCGGGTTCGGCCTGCCGGCGGCCGTGGGCATCGCGCTGGCCGAGCGGGACAGCGGGCGCGGCCGGCCGGTGGTCACGGTGATCGGCGACGGCTCGTTCCACTACTCGGTGCAGGCGTTGTGGACCGCCGCGCAACTCGGCCTGCCGCTCGCCGTCGTGGTGCCCGTCAACCGGCAGTACGCGATCCTCAAGGCGTTCGCCGAGCTGAAGCACACGCCCGGGGTGCCGGCGCTGGACCTGCCGGGGCTGGACGTGACCGCGGTGGCGCGCGGCTACGGCTGCGCCGCGGAGGTGGTGGAGTCGCTGGACGGGCTCGGCCCGGCGCTGGCCACCGCGCTCGCCGCCGACCGGCCGACCGTGCTGCCCGTGCCGATCAGCACCGACGTGCCACGGATCCTGTAG
- the smpB gene encoding SsrA-binding protein SmpB, with protein sequence MPREKGRKVVASNKKARHDYAILDTYEAGMSLTGTEVKSLRAGRASLVDAFAQERDGELYLHGMHIPEYTQGTWTNHEPRRTRKLLLKRLEIDRLIGKTRESGLTMVPLQVYFSDGWAKVEIGLARGKKSYDKRQDLAKRDADREIARVVGRRGKGMAE encoded by the coding sequence ATGCCACGGGAAAAGGGTCGCAAGGTGGTCGCCTCCAACAAGAAGGCGCGGCACGACTACGCCATCCTCGACACGTACGAGGCGGGCATGTCGCTGACCGGCACCGAGGTCAAGTCGCTGCGGGCCGGGCGGGCGTCGCTGGTCGACGCGTTCGCCCAGGAACGCGACGGCGAGCTCTACCTGCACGGCATGCACATCCCGGAGTACACCCAGGGCACCTGGACCAACCACGAGCCCCGGCGGACCCGGAAGCTGCTGCTCAAGCGGCTGGAGATCGACCGGCTGATCGGCAAGACCAGGGAGAGCGGCCTCACCATGGTGCCGCTGCAGGTCTACTTCTCCGACGGCTGGGCGAAGGTGGAGATCGGCCTCGCCCGGGGTAAGAAGTCGTACGACAAGCGCCAGGACCTGGCCAAGCGGGACGCCGACCGGGAGATCGCCCGGGTGGTGGGCCGGCGCGGCAAGGGCATGGCTGAGTAG
- the ftsX gene encoding permease-like cell division protein FtsX gives MRMKYVLSEVLVGLWRNVTMTLAMIITMAVSLFMLGGSGLLYQKVGDMKDLYYENVEVSIFLKTDVNEQQRTDLETKLKADPLIKEVTYVDKTEAYKRFQQMYADAPDLVNAVKPDQLPESFRLTLNNPEQYKNIYDEYKASEGIDTIVDQSKLLDKVFGVLTGFQNGALAIAIVMAIAALLLVANTIQVAAYSKRREVAVMKLVGASNWFIQAPFVLEAVVAGLIGSILGLIALIVLKTLAAGSSMAALEGLITPISWSEIFLTFPLMAAVGGLVSAVTAWVTLRFYLRV, from the coding sequence ATGCGGATGAAGTACGTCCTGTCCGAGGTACTGGTCGGACTGTGGCGAAACGTCACCATGACCCTCGCCATGATCATCACCATGGCGGTGTCGCTGTTCATGCTGGGCGGCAGCGGCCTTCTGTACCAGAAGGTCGGTGACATGAAGGACCTCTACTACGAGAACGTCGAGGTCTCGATCTTCCTGAAGACCGACGTCAACGAGCAGCAGCGCACCGACCTGGAGACCAAGCTCAAGGCCGACCCGCTGATCAAGGAGGTCACGTACGTCGACAAGACGGAGGCGTACAAGCGCTTCCAGCAGATGTACGCGGACGCGCCGGACCTGGTCAACGCGGTCAAGCCGGACCAGCTGCCCGAGTCGTTCCGGCTCACGCTGAACAACCCGGAGCAGTACAAGAACATCTACGACGAGTACAAGGCCTCCGAGGGCATCGACACGATCGTCGACCAGAGCAAGCTGCTCGACAAGGTCTTCGGCGTGCTCACCGGCTTCCAGAACGGCGCGCTGGCCATCGCGATCGTCATGGCGATCGCCGCCCTGCTGCTGGTCGCGAACACCATCCAGGTGGCCGCGTACAGCAAGCGGCGTGAGGTCGCGGTCATGAAGCTGGTCGGCGCCTCCAACTGGTTCATCCAGGCGCCGTTCGTGCTGGAGGCGGTGGTCGCCGGTCTGATCGGCTCGATCCTCGGCCTCATCGCGTTGATCGTGTTGAAGACACTCGCGGCGGGGAGTTCGATGGCGGCCCTGGAGGGCCTGATCACCCCGATCTCCTGGTCCGAGATCTTCCTGACGTTCCCGCTGATGGCCGCCGTCGGTGGTCTGGTCAGCGCGGTTACCGCCTGGGTCACGCTCCGCTTCTACCTGCGGGTCTAG